In Clostridia bacterium, a genomic segment contains:
- the truB gene encoding tRNA pseudouridine(55) synthase TruB, with translation MNGFYNVYKTPDMTSSDVVVKLRGILRTKTGVRFKVGHLGTLDPVAEGVLPIAVGNATKLFNYMLDKRKTYRATFVWGEETDTLDRAGRVTATGERVEDAERVLAAARSQVGVIRQTPPAYSAKSVGGRRAYDLARQGVDVDLPQSEVTVWSIDPVAHNASEFTFDITCSAGCYVRSICRDMARAMGTVGYMKKLVRTRSGEFGIEGAVALSDVEKDLANGFVPLAAFARDLAVYDVPETYRKNVENGVPYPIHIDQPYARIDLGGVPYAIGHSQDDVLKVICRL, from the coding sequence GTGAACGGATTTTACAACGTGTACAAAACCCCTGATATGACTTCGTCGGACGTGGTCGTCAAGTTGCGCGGTATTTTGCGCACCAAGACGGGCGTGCGTTTTAAGGTGGGGCATCTGGGCACGTTGGACCCCGTGGCGGAGGGCGTTTTGCCCATCGCCGTGGGCAATGCCACCAAATTGTTCAATTATATGCTCGACAAGCGCAAGACCTACCGCGCCACGTTCGTGTGGGGCGAGGAGACCGATACGTTGGATAGAGCGGGGCGCGTGACGGCGACGGGCGAACGCGTCGAGGACGCAGAGCGCGTGCTGGCGGCCGCACGGTCACAGGTGGGCGTTATACGCCAAACGCCGCCCGCCTACAGCGCAAAGTCCGTTGGCGGCCGTCGCGCGTACGATTTGGCGCGGCAGGGCGTAGACGTGGACTTACCCCAAAGCGAAGTGACCGTTTGGTCGATAGACCCGGTAGCGCACAACGCTAGCGAGTTTACCTTCGATATCACTTGTTCGGCGGGGTGCTACGTTCGCTCGATTTGCCGCGATATGGCGAGGGCTATGGGCACGGTAGGCTATATGAAAAAGTTGGTGCGCACCCGTTCGGGTGAGTTCGGGATAGAGGGCGCCGTCGCCCTGTCGGATGTAGAAAAAGATTTGGCCAACGGGTTCGTGCCCCTTGCGGCGTTCGCGCGTGATCTCGCGGTGTACGACGTGCCCGAAACGTATCGCAAAAACGTAGAAAACGGGGTACCGTACCCCATCCATATCGACCAGCCATACGCGCGGATAGACCTCGGCGGCGTGCCTTACGCCATCGGGCACTCCCAAGATGACGTTTTGAAAGTAATATGCAGATTGTAG
- a CDS encoding DHH family phosphoesterase — MERIKRLVDKAKTVAVVSHVNPDGDTVGSALALVAVLRRVGKDVVSVCEHALPEDLSALPNADIFAKGDLDRVYDLAFCVDVASPNMLGQASRTVKAARHTVCIDHHLNHDLMTEVDYVVERAANTENMYDFLAEYYLSYIDKEVAECLYTGLVTDSGGFSYSSVDEHTHYVASKLLAYGIDNERICYEQLRKQSLKFIRARSEAYAKALYAFGNRVAVIVFTRELMAKYGVTTADLVGPLVEIMRAEEIVLAVSMVEIDKERYKISVRSKKPVSAANVCNTFGGGGHFCAAGCQLSGSEGIVIDMLLEAIGKELPD, encoded by the coding sequence ATGGAGAGAATTAAACGATTGGTAGACAAAGCCAAAACGGTGGCCGTTGTGTCGCACGTCAATCCCGACGGAGATACGGTCGGGAGCGCGTTGGCGCTCGTTGCCGTGTTGCGCCGCGTGGGGAAAGACGTGGTCAGCGTATGCGAACACGCATTGCCCGAAGATTTGTCAGCGTTGCCCAACGCTGACATTTTTGCGAAAGGCGACTTGGATCGCGTGTACGACTTGGCCTTTTGCGTGGACGTGGCCAGCCCCAATATGCTGGGGCAGGCGAGCCGCACGGTAAAAGCCGCCCGTCATACGGTGTGCATCGATCACCATCTCAATCACGATTTGATGACGGAAGTCGACTACGTGGTGGAGCGCGCCGCCAACACCGAAAATATGTACGATTTTTTGGCCGAATATTACCTGTCGTATATCGATAAAGAGGTGGCGGAATGTCTGTATACGGGGTTGGTGACCGATAGCGGCGGCTTCAGCTATTCGTCCGTGGACGAACACACGCATTACGTGGCGTCCAAGTTGCTGGCCTACGGCATCGACAACGAGCGGATATGCTACGAGCAGTTGCGCAAACAGAGTTTGAAGTTTATCCGCGCCCGTTCGGAAGCGTACGCAAAGGCATTATATGCCTTCGGCAATCGCGTGGCCGTCATCGTGTTTACACGCGAATTGATGGCGAAATACGGGGTGACCACGGCCGACCTGGTGGGGCCGTTGGTCGAGATAATGCGCGCGGAAGAAATCGTGTTGGCCGTGAGCATGGTGGAGATAGATAAGGAACGCTACAAGATAAGCGTCCGCAGCAAAAAACCCGTGTCTGCCGCTAACGTGTGCAATACCTTCGGCGGCGGCGGGCACTTCTGTGCGGCGGGCTGTCAGTTGAGCGGGTCCGAGGGCATCGTGATTGATATGCTGCTCGAGGCCATCGGCAAAGAACTTCCCGATTGA
- the efp gene encoding elongation factor P gives MGFILAGDFRKGVTFELDGNVMTIVDFQHVKPGKGAAFVRTKIKNVMTGAVLERTFNPTDKFETALIERKDMQYSYTDGEFYYFMDLETFDLIPLNYDICQDALNFIVDQSNVTVSFYKGKAFLVEPETFVVLQITVCEPAVRGDTATNGTKPATLETGYKIQVPMFVNEGDYIRVDTRDGAYMERVKK, from the coding sequence ATGGGATTTATTTTAGCAGGTGATTTTAGAAAAGGCGTTACTTTCGAGTTGGACGGCAACGTGATGACCATCGTCGACTTCCAACACGTCAAACCCGGCAAGGGCGCGGCGTTCGTGCGTACCAAGATCAAGAACGTCATGACCGGCGCCGTGTTGGAGCGCACCTTCAACCCCACCGATAAATTCGAGACCGCGCTTATCGAGCGCAAAGACATGCAATACAGCTACACCGACGGGGAGTTCTATTACTTCATGGATCTGGAGACCTTCGACCTCATCCCCCTCAACTACGACATTTGCCAAGACGCGTTGAATTTCATCGTCGACCAAAGCAACGTGACCGTGTCTTTCTACAAAGGCAAAGCGTTCTTGGTGGAGCCCGAGACCTTCGTCGTGCTGCAAATCACCGTTTGCGAGCCCGCCGTGCGCGGCGATACCGCCACCAACGGCACCAAGCCCGCCACGTTGGAGACCGGCTACAAGATCCAGGTGCCTATGTTCGTCAACGAGGGCGACTACATTCGCGTGGACACGCGTGACGGCGCCTATATGGAGCGTGTGAAGAAATAA
- the rbfA gene encoding 30S ribosome-binding factor RbfA: MNIDRVNSELCHQISLIVLHELNDPRVDGSLLTVMEVRTTADLKYAKVYVSYMGDPAKAEETFEGLNHCAGFIRQLLKTRVKIRTLPALTFIHDTSIAYAAHMSKIIDEATATIKTEGEDDGEN; encoded by the coding sequence ATGAATATAGATAGAGTTAATAGTGAATTGTGTCATCAAATCAGTCTGATCGTGCTGCACGAATTGAACGATCCCCGTGTGGACGGCAGTTTGCTCACGGTGATGGAAGTGCGCACGACGGCGGATTTGAAATATGCCAAAGTGTACGTGAGTTATATGGGCGACCCCGCCAAAGCCGAGGAAACCTTCGAGGGGCTCAACCATTGCGCGGGCTTTATCCGTCAACTGTTGAAGACGAGGGTGAAGATCCGCACCTTGCCCGCCTTGACCTTTATTCACGACACGTCCATCGCCTACGCCGCACACATGAGTAAAATCATCGACGAGGCCACGGCGACCATCAAAACCGAAGGAGAGGACGATGGAGAGAATTAA
- a CDS encoding YlxR family protein gives MERMCHVCKTMRERGDLLRIVRTPEGEIKVDESGRAQGRGCYICKSPECIRKGVKTRFVNRAFKCACSEEVYREVLQYASKF, from the coding sequence ATGGAAAGAATGTGCCACGTGTGTAAGACGATGCGGGAGCGGGGAGACCTACTGCGCATCGTGCGTACACCCGAGGGCGAGATAAAAGTGGACGAGAGCGGCAGAGCGCAGGGGAGAGGATGCTATATCTGCAAATCTCCCGAGTGTATACGAAAGGGGGTGAAAACCCGCTTCGTCAACCGCGCGTTCAAGTGCGCTTGCTCCGAGGAAGTGTATCGAGAGGTTTTGCAATATGCAAGCAAGTTCTAA
- a CDS encoding aminopeptidase P family protein has translation MLGKVLRDLGVDAILVNSPTNTFYFAGYNNPECVLVMYEDAAVYYTDARYTAEAKAVIPVDFDLKDVRCTDFDTITADIAAHGVKKLGVEMDYLVESGFQAVADRLPAVAFVNCSAALAACRTVKTDKEMDCIRRAAKANDVAFDNLLGQVKEGMTELEVAYLLQYEYIKAGGEGIAFDTICVFGDHTAFPHGHPGHRRLQKGDMVTLDFGTKVGGYCSDITRNFCLGDPGEEYKTVFHHVLTANKMGIEAGFAGVSAQYLDKVARDYLESVGLGKYFTHSLGHGVGIDIHETPFLNTKTKDIIAKGMTYTIEPGVYINGKFGVRIEDLLYMGDSPELLSRCNKNLIIL, from the coding sequence ATGTTAGGAAAAGTTTTACGCGATTTGGGCGTTGACGCGATACTCGTCAATTCGCCGACCAACACCTTCTACTTCGCGGGGTACAACAACCCCGAGTGCGTCTTGGTGATGTACGAGGACGCCGCCGTCTACTACACCGACGCGCGCTACACCGCCGAGGCCAAAGCGGTCATTCCCGTTGACTTCGATTTGAAAGACGTGCGTTGCACCGATTTCGACACCATCACCGCAGACATAGCGGCGCACGGCGTCAAGAAGTTGGGCGTCGAGATGGACTACTTGGTGGAGAGCGGCTTCCAAGCCGTCGCGGATCGCTTGCCCGCGGTCGCGTTCGTCAACTGTTCGGCGGCGTTGGCCGCTTGCCGCACGGTCAAGACGGACAAGGAGATGGATTGTATTCGCCGCGCCGCCAAGGCGAACGACGTCGCATTCGACAATCTCTTGGGGCAGGTCAAAGAGGGTATGACCGAGTTGGAAGTGGCCTACCTACTGCAATACGAGTATATCAAAGCGGGCGGCGAAGGCATAGCCTTCGACACGATATGCGTCTTCGGCGATCACACCGCTTTTCCGCACGGCCACCCAGGCCATCGCCGTTTGCAAAAAGGCGATATGGTCACGTTGGACTTCGGTACCAAGGTGGGCGGCTATTGCTCTGATATCACGCGCAACTTCTGTTTGGGCGACCCCGGCGAGGAATACAAGACCGTGTTCCATCACGTCCTCACCGCCAACAAGATGGGCATCGAGGCGGGATTTGCGGGCGTCAGCGCGCAATACTTGGACAAAGTGGCCCGCGACTACCTCGAGTCGGTCGGCTTGGGCAAATATTTTACGCATAGTTTGGGGCACGGCGTGGGTATCGACATCCACGAAACGCCCTTCCTGAATACGAAAACAAAGGATATCATCGCCAAGGGCATGACCTACACCATCGAGCCCGGCGTATATATCAACGGCAAGTTCGGCGTCCGCATAGAGGATCTGCTGTACATGGGCGACAGTCCCGAGTTGCTCAGCCGTTGCAACAAAAACTTGATAATATTATAG
- the coaE gene encoding dephospho-CoA kinase (Dephospho-CoA kinase (CoaE) performs the final step in coenzyme A biosynthesis.) translates to MRYRVGIYGGMGCGKSTVLRHLAEAGANVLDADKINAQLPQDAAYLEAVAAVCPEAVREGRLDKAALRRWVLASDENRLALNAIAHPRIAQIIERRAESGLWFVEISVYVPDFVRMDESWHVVCAPDEQLKRVLARGGWTEEEAKRMMAAQTQGGLAPADAVIVANDGTTADLLRQVDERYAALRREYGA, encoded by the coding sequence ATGAGATATAGAGTGGGTATATACGGCGGTATGGGGTGCGGCAAGTCCACCGTGCTGCGGCACCTCGCCGAAGCGGGCGCCAACGTGTTGGACGCGGACAAGATCAACGCGCAGTTGCCCCAAGACGCCGCTTATCTCGAGGCGGTGGCGGCGGTGTGTCCCGAGGCCGTTCGAGAGGGGCGGTTGGACAAAGCCGCTCTGCGGCGGTGGGTGCTTGCAAGCGACGAGAATCGCCTTGCGTTGAACGCCATCGCGCACCCGAGGATAGCCCAAATCATAGAACGGCGTGCGGAAAGTGGTCTATGGTTCGTCGAAATATCCGTGTACGTGCCCGATTTCGTCCGAATGGACGAGAGTTGGCACGTAGTGTGCGCCCCCGACGAGCAGTTGAAGCGCGTTTTGGCGCGCGGAGGCTGGACGGAAGAGGAGGCCAAGCGAATGATGGCGGCGCAAACCCAAGGGGGGCTTGCCCCCGCGGACGCCGTGATCGTGGCGAACGACGGCACGACGGCAGACCTATTGCGTCAAGTGGACGAGCGTTATGCCGCATTGCGCCGAGAGTACGGCGCGTAA
- the polA gene encoding DNA polymerase I: MKLLLLDSNSLVNRAYYAMPSLRTADGVATGGVYGFMAMLAKLLDEEKPTHIACAFDVHAPTFRHKLYAEYKAGRRPMPDELRAQIPLLKELLTAMRLHIVELAGYEADDVLGTLSKEADMPVVVVSGDKDVLQLVSDKVTVLHTKKGITDVIAYTPERLKEDGLEPWQVPELKGLMGDSSDNIKGVAGVGEKTAKSLIEAYGSLDGVYAHIDEIKGKLQEKLAEGKQDAYFSRDLATICREVPLTITVADCKVNGVFPAEAQTLMRSLEFKKLTDRFTFEDGAPAVADVTFDRVEIADKAALEGALARAKNAARFALVQVDGTWHFATGDGKEYVVKIGDDMFAELDTETVARTLAEVLADDKVTKVLFDGKATYYQFREYCGAFPTEDVSLASYVLDANRAFGKCEDLLEYYGYTAEWAASALLVVYDGIMQKLAEASVVHVYRDIELPLMPILYDMECAGFKVDVDVLKALGDKFGAEISEISKDIYQFAGEEFNLNSPKQLAVVLFDKLGLPTDKKRSTGADKLEHLSLLHPIVPYILRYRKISKLQSTYVSGLLPLLDANHRLHTVFKQALTATGRLSSTEPNLQNIPVRTPEGKQIRKAFVASDGNRLVVADYSQIELRLMAHFSEDANMLEAYREGQDIHAATAAKVYGVPIDEVTPEMRSSCKAVNFGIIYGISDYGLSENIGVSVKEAKQFIEKYFELYPGVAKYMHDVVEVAKKQGYVTTLSGRKRSIPELTSAVYNVRAFGERVAMNTPLQGTASDVIKIAMIKVFRRLQAEGLRAKMILQVHDELVIDTPEAEVDRVRAILKEEMESVYDLKVPLVASVGVGDNWVEAK; encoded by the coding sequence ATGAAACTGTTACTGTTGGATAGCAATAGTTTGGTCAATAGGGCGTACTACGCCATGCCGTCTTTGCGGACGGCGGACGGCGTGGCCACGGGCGGCGTGTACGGGTTTATGGCTATGCTCGCCAAGTTGTTGGACGAGGAGAAGCCCACGCATATCGCCTGCGCCTTCGACGTGCACGCTCCTACCTTCCGCCACAAATTGTACGCCGAGTACAAGGCGGGCAGGCGGCCTATGCCCGACGAATTGCGCGCGCAGATACCTCTCCTCAAAGAGTTGTTGACGGCGATGCGCCTCCATATCGTGGAGTTGGCGGGGTACGAAGCGGACGATGTGCTGGGCACTTTGTCCAAAGAGGCCGATATGCCCGTCGTCGTGGTGTCGGGCGACAAGGACGTTTTGCAGTTGGTGAGCGACAAAGTGACCGTATTGCACACCAAGAAGGGCATCACCGACGTGATCGCCTACACGCCCGAGCGGCTCAAAGAGGACGGATTGGAGCCTTGGCAGGTGCCCGAACTCAAAGGGTTGATGGGCGACAGTTCGGACAATATCAAGGGCGTGGCGGGCGTAGGCGAAAAGACAGCCAAGTCCCTCATCGAAGCGTACGGCAGTCTGGACGGCGTGTACGCGCATATCGACGAAATAAAGGGCAAGTTGCAAGAAAAATTGGCGGAAGGGAAGCAAGACGCCTATTTCTCGCGCGATTTGGCGACCATTTGCCGCGAGGTACCTTTGACGATTACGGTGGCCGACTGCAAAGTGAACGGCGTATTTCCTGCCGAAGCGCAGACCTTGATGCGCTCGTTGGAATTCAAAAAATTGACGGATAGATTTACTTTTGAAGATGGTGCGCCCGCCGTGGCGGACGTCACGTTCGACAGAGTGGAAATAGCGGACAAAGCGGCCCTAGAAGGGGCGTTGGCCCGGGCCAAAAACGCCGCGCGTTTCGCGTTGGTGCAAGTGGACGGCACGTGGCATTTCGCCACGGGCGACGGCAAAGAGTACGTCGTGAAAATAGGCGACGATATGTTCGCCGAATTGGATACCGAAACCGTGGCGCGCACGTTGGCCGAAGTCCTTGCGGACGACAAGGTGACCAAAGTGCTGTTCGACGGCAAGGCAACCTACTACCAATTCCGCGAGTATTGCGGCGCGTTCCCCACCGAGGACGTCAGCCTGGCCTCGTACGTGCTGGACGCCAACCGCGCCTTCGGCAAGTGCGAGGATTTGTTGGAATACTACGGATACACGGCCGAATGGGCGGCGTCGGCTTTGCTCGTCGTCTACGACGGCATTATGCAAAAACTTGCCGAGGCTTCCGTGGTGCACGTCTATCGGGATATCGAATTGCCTTTGATGCCCATATTGTACGATATGGAGTGCGCGGGCTTCAAGGTGGACGTGGACGTACTGAAGGCGTTGGGCGACAAATTCGGCGCCGAAATCAGCGAGATAAGCAAGGATATCTACCAATTCGCGGGGGAGGAGTTCAACCTCAACTCGCCCAAACAGTTGGCCGTGGTGCTATTTGACAAGCTGGGGCTTCCCACGGACAAAAAGCGTTCGACGGGCGCGGACAAGTTGGAGCACCTTTCTCTCTTGCACCCCATCGTGCCCTATATCCTAAGATATAGGAAGATAAGCAAATTGCAGTCCACCTACGTGTCGGGGCTGCTGCCCCTTTTGGACGCCAACCATCGCTTGCACACCGTGTTCAAGCAGGCGTTGACCGCGACGGGCAGGCTGTCTTCCACCGAGCCGAATTTGCAGAATATCCCCGTGCGCACCCCCGAGGGCAAGCAGATCCGCAAGGCGTTCGTGGCGTCGGATGGCAATCGACTGGTCGTGGCCGACTACTCACAGATAGAGTTGCGCCTGATGGCGCACTTCTCCGAGGACGCCAATATGCTGGAGGCCTACCGCGAGGGGCAGGATATCCACGCGGCCACCGCCGCCAAGGTGTACGGCGTGCCCATCGACGAGGTGACGCCCGAGATGCGCAGTTCGTGCAAGGCCGTCAATTTCGGCATCATCTACGGCATCAGCGACTACGGCCTCAGCGAGAATATCGGCGTGTCCGTCAAGGAAGCAAAGCAGTTTATCGAAAAGTATTTCGAGTTGTACCCCGGCGTGGCCAAATATATGCACGACGTGGTGGAAGTGGCCAAAAAACAGGGGTACGTCACCACCTTATCGGGGCGCAAGCGCTCCATTCCCGAGTTGACTTCCGCCGTGTACAACGTGCGTGCGTTCGGCGAAAGAGTGGCCATGAACACGCCCTTGCAGGGTACGGCCAGCGACGTCATCAAGATCGCCATGATCAAGGTGTTCCGTCGGTTGCAAGCCGAGGGGTTGCGGGCCAAAATGATATTGCAGGTGCACGACGAATTGGTGATCGATACGCCCGAGGCCGAGGTAGACCGCGTGCGCGCCATTCTCAAAGAGGAGATGGAATCGGTGTACGACTTGAAGGTGCCTTTGGTCGCGTCGGTCGGCGTGGGCGATAATTGGGTGGAAGCGAAATGA
- the infB gene encoding translation initiation factor IF-2 gives MSNQNQNDFTKNLTALFELDDKSFKGLLAQVKDAKKAADALLQQIRAKKESIIEKRLADAAEILRKQEELARELEREQAEAEAARKAEEEAEKAATEEAEKEKAAEEKAEEVVPAVAEESAKETETAEEAPVIPEEAAEEVKPQKAKEEKKAEAQPPEQTIFIPANSTIKTKEQLEKERLSSYRAQNVVEPRKFVPPTTQKKPLQKSGQGAQQSGRSDRPQPAAGTTYVPPQSNNPRARGQQNQRKNNNMQDREGEDKRRKARREGVEEVSEAELQRRFKKRTNKTVETRETTKIEYAVVSVDPVPIKTLAEKIGRPASEIVKKLLMLGEFKTINDSIDFEQAELLAIDFGVTLELKLEETLEDKLNAYIEQTQVADESQLVTRAPVVTIMGHVDHGKTSLLDYIRQANVASGEAGGITQHIGAYTIRLHGKKITFIDTPGHEAFTTMRARGAMVTDIAVIVVAADDSIMPQTVESINHAKAAKVPIIVAINKIDKPGANVDRVKTDLMKYDLVPEEWGGEVPCIPVSAKTGEGVNTLLENIILVAEINDLKANPKVPATGTILEARLDKNIGSVATILVQNGTLHVSDFVVAGAVTGKIKMMLDDKGNSVKQAGPSIPVSVLGFDSVPNAGDQCVVVEEKFARSIAEERKIKERAERLKRTNNNLENIFKEMTEGKMKELNLIIKADVQGSVEALSQELKKLTNEEVKVSIIHSGVGAVNESDVVLAATSSAIIIGFNVRPDAKAKLAATREQVEIRNYRIIYDVIDDINMALKGMLAPKFRENLLGHAEVRNVFHISSVGTIAGCYVTDGKIERNAGVRLLRDNVVIYEGKLQSLRRVKDDVKEVMQGFECGVGLERYNDIKVGDVIECYVMEQIEN, from the coding sequence ATGAGTAACCAAAACCAAAACGATTTTACAAAGAATTTGACGGCATTGTTTGAATTGGACGACAAGAGTTTCAAAGGGCTCTTGGCGCAGGTAAAGGACGCCAAAAAGGCGGCCGACGCTTTGCTCCAACAAATACGCGCCAAGAAAGAGAGTATTATCGAAAAGCGTTTGGCCGACGCGGCCGAGATATTGCGCAAGCAGGAAGAACTTGCGCGGGAATTGGAGCGTGAGCAAGCCGAAGCCGAAGCGGCGAGGAAGGCCGAAGAAGAGGCCGAGAAAGCCGCGACCGAAGAAGCCGAAAAGGAAAAGGCCGCCGAGGAGAAGGCAGAGGAAGTCGTGCCCGCCGTCGCCGAGGAATCCGCGAAAGAGACGGAAACGGCAGAGGAAGCCCCCGTTATCCCCGAGGAAGCGGCGGAGGAAGTCAAGCCCCAAAAGGCCAAGGAAGAAAAGAAAGCGGAGGCGCAACCGCCCGAGCAGACCATCTTCATCCCCGCCAACTCGACCATCAAGACCAAAGAGCAGTTGGAAAAGGAGAGGCTGAGCAGTTACCGTGCGCAAAACGTGGTGGAGCCGCGCAAATTCGTGCCGCCCACGACGCAAAAGAAACCGCTGCAAAAGAGCGGACAAGGCGCACAGCAGAGCGGCAGATCGGATAGACCGCAACCGGCCGCGGGTACGACGTACGTGCCCCCGCAGAGCAACAATCCCAGAGCGCGCGGGCAGCAAAACCAACGCAAAAACAACAATATGCAGGACAGAGAGGGCGAAGACAAGCGCCGCAAAGCCCGCAGAGAGGGCGTGGAAGAGGTGTCCGAGGCCGAACTGCAAAGACGTTTCAAAAAGCGCACCAACAAGACGGTGGAAACGCGCGAAACGACCAAGATCGAGTACGCCGTGGTGTCGGTGGACCCCGTGCCCATCAAGACGTTGGCCGAGAAGATCGGTCGCCCCGCCAGCGAGATCGTCAAGAAACTGTTGATGCTCGGCGAATTCAAGACCATCAACGACAGCATCGACTTCGAGCAAGCGGAACTGTTGGCCATCGACTTCGGCGTGACCTTGGAACTCAAATTGGAAGAGACCTTGGAGGACAAACTCAACGCCTATATCGAGCAAACGCAGGTGGCGGACGAGTCGCAACTCGTGACCCGCGCGCCCGTCGTGACCATTATGGGTCACGTCGACCACGGTAAAACCAGCCTGTTGGACTACATTCGTCAAGCCAACGTGGCGTCGGGCGAAGCGGGCGGTATCACCCAGCACATCGGCGCCTATACCATTCGCCTGCACGGCAAGAAGATCACCTTCATCGACACCCCGGGCCACGAAGCCTTTACGACCATGCGTGCCCGCGGCGCTATGGTGACCGACATAGCCGTCATCGTGGTGGCGGCCGACGACTCCATCATGCCGCAGACCGTGGAGAGTATCAACCACGCCAAGGCGGCCAAAGTGCCCATCATCGTGGCCATCAACAAGATCGATAAGCCGGGCGCCAACGTCGACCGCGTCAAGACCGACTTGATGAAATACGACCTCGTGCCCGAAGAGTGGGGCGGCGAAGTGCCTTGTATCCCCGTGTCGGCCAAGACGGGCGAAGGCGTCAACACGCTGTTGGAGAATATCATTCTCGTGGCCGAAATCAACGACCTCAAGGCCAATCCCAAAGTGCCCGCCACGGGTACCATTTTGGAAGCGCGTCTCGACAAGAATATCGGCTCGGTGGCCACTATCCTGGTGCAAAACGGCACGCTGCACGTGTCCGACTTCGTGGTGGCGGGCGCCGTGACCGGCAAGATCAAGATGATGCTCGACGACAAGGGCAACAGCGTCAAGCAAGCCGGTCCCTCTATCCCCGTGTCCGTGCTGGGCTTCGACTCGGTGCCCAACGCGGGCGATCAATGCGTGGTGGTGGAGGAGAAATTCGCTCGTTCCATCGCCGAGGAGCGCAAGATCAAGGAGCGCGCCGAGCGCTTGAAACGCACCAATAACAACCTTGAAAATATCTTCAAAGAGATGACCGAGGGCAAGATGAAGGAACTCAACCTCATCATCAAAGCCGACGTGCAAGGTTCGGTGGAAGCACTGTCGCAGGAGTTGAAGAAGCTGACCAACGAAGAAGTGAAGGTGAGCATCATTCACTCGGGCGTGGGTGCCGTCAACGAGTCGGACGTCGTGTTGGCCGCCACTTCGTCGGCCATCATCATAGGCTTCAACGTGCGTCCCGACGCCAAAGCCAAATTGGCGGCGACGAGAGAGCAGGTCGAGATCCGCAACTACCGCATCATCTACGACGTCATCGACGATATCAACATGGCCCTCAAGGGTATGCTCGCGCCCAAGTTCCGCGAGAACCTCTTGGGACACGCCGAAGTGCGCAACGTTTTCCACATCAGTTCGGTGGGCACCATCGCCGGCTGCTACGTGACGGACGGCAAGATAGAGCGCAACGCGGGCGTGCGCTTGCTGCGTGACAACGTGGTCATTTACGAGGGCAAGTTGCAGAGCCTGCGCCGCGTGAAAGACGACGTGAAAGAGGTCATGCAGGGCTTCGAGTGCGGCGTCGGTCTGGAGCGCTACAACGATATCAAAGTGGGCGACGTGATCGAGTGCTACGTGATGGAGCAAATAGAGAATTGA
- a CDS encoding TIM barrel protein: MIKFGPSGTPEDFTQNPAYKGTVDMPKYVEALGLDCFEYSFGKGVRIGEDTARAIGAAFAEKNIEISVHAPYFINFANPEREKIENSFGYVTASLEAARLMGAKRCVFHPGSPLKRDRAEAVADMQKNVAELAEILHRSGLDDFLVCPETMGKQNQLGSVEEVADLCRIDRIFVPCVDFGHVNAREGGSLKTVDDFKRVVDAFGRALDWDRVKNMHVHFSKIEYTDKGEKCHLTMADTVYGPEFEPLAEVMVEYGMTPYIVSESAGTQGADARLMKDIYLKCLGTRAN, encoded by the coding sequence ATGATTAAATTCGGCCCGAGCGGTACACCCGAAGATTTTACACAAAACCCCGCATATAAAGGCACGGTGGATATGCCCAAGTACGTAGAGGCGTTGGGGCTCGATTGCTTCGAGTACTCCTTCGGCAAGGGCGTGCGTATAGGCGAAGATACCGCCCGCGCCATAGGCGCGGCGTTTGCCGAAAAGAATATCGAAATCAGCGTGCACGCGCCGTATTTTATCAATTTCGCCAACCCCGAGCGGGAGAAAATAGAAAACAGTTTCGGCTACGTGACGGCCTCGTTGGAAGCCGCCCGATTGATGGGGGCAAAGCGTTGCGTGTTTCACCCCGGCTCCCCCCTCAAGCGCGACAGAGCCGAGGCGGTGGCCGATATGCAGAAGAACGTGGCCGAATTGGCGGAGATATTGCACCGGAGCGGATTGGACGACTTTTTGGTCTGTCCCGAGACGATGGGCAAGCAAAATCAACTCGGCTCGGTCGAGGAAGTGGCAGACCTTTGCCGCATCGACCGGATATTCGTGCCCTGCGTGGACTTCGGTCACGTCAATGCGCGCGAGGGCGGTTCGCTCAAGACCGTGGACGATTTCAAGCGCGTGGTGGACGCGTTCGGCCGAGCGCTCGATTGGGACCGCGTGAAGAATATGCACGTCCACTTCTCCAAGATCGAATACACCGACAAAGGGGAGAAGTGCCACCTGACGATGGCCGATACCGTGTACGGCCCCGAATTCGAGCCGTTGGCCGAGGTAATGGTGGAGTACGGTATGACGCCGTATATCGTCAGCGAATCGGCGGGCACGCAAGGCGCGGACGCCCGCTTGATGAAGGATATCTACCTCAAATGCCTCGGTACGCGGGCGAATTAG